Proteins found in one Amphiprion ocellaris isolate individual 3 ecotype Okinawa chromosome 22, ASM2253959v1, whole genome shotgun sequence genomic segment:
- the gpr12 gene encoding G-protein coupled receptor 12, whose protein sequence is MSEEPPVTPSWLTPDPTAWASGGGGPMDNSTSLGTFPPDDSLQPSQLPLLVNPWDIVLCSSGTLIACENALVVLVIWQNPALRAPMFLLIGSLALADLLAGLGLVLHFTCAYLLRSDSAQLLTVGLVVASFSASVFSLLAITIDRYLSLYYALTYNSERTAAFTYTMLVLLWGLSLCLGLLPVTGVNCLAEEATCSVVRPLTKNNIAVLSVSFLLLFGLMLQLYVQICKIVMRHAHQIALQHHFLAATPHYVTTRKGVSTLAIILGTFAACWMPFTVYSLIADYTYPPLYTYATLVPATYNSVINPVIYAFRNQEIQKALWLVCCGCVPASVAQRARTPSDV, encoded by the coding sequence ATGAGTGAAGAGCCACCGGTCACCCCCAGCTGGCTGACCCCTGACCCCACAGCATGGGCCAGTGGAGGCGGGGGACCGATGGACAACAGCACCAGCCTGGGGACGTTTCCGCCGGACGACTCCCTGCAGCCCAGCCAGCTGCCTCTGCTGGTCAACCCCTGGGACATTGTGCTGTGCTCGTCGGGGACTCTGATAGCCTGTGAGAATGCCCTGGTGGTGCTGGTAATCTGGCAGAACCCGGCGCTCAGAGCCCCCATGTTTCTGCTGATCGGCAGCCTGGCGCTGGCCGACCTCCTGGCTGGCCTGGGCCTTGTGCTTCACTTCACCTGTGCCTACTTGCTTCGCTCTGACTCAGCCCAGCTGCTGACCGTGGGCTTGGTGGTGGCCTCCTTCTCCGCGTCTGTCTTTAGCTTGCTGGCCATCACCATCGACCGCTACCTGTCACTGTACTACGCCCTCACCTACAACTCGGAGCGAACGGCGGCCTTCACCTACACCATGCTGGTGCTGCTGTGGGGCCTCTCCCTGTGTCTCGGCCTGCTGCCGGTCACAGGGGTCAACTGCCTGGCAGAGGAGGCTACCTGTAGCGTGGTGCGGCCCCTGACAAAGAACAACATCGCCGTGCTGTCCGTCTCCTTCCTGCTGCTCTTCGGCCTCATGCTGCAACTCTACGTCCAGATCTGCAAGATCGTGATGCGCCACGCTCACCAGATCGCCCTCCAGCACCACTTCCTGGCTGCTACGCCCCACTACGTCACAACGCGGAAGGGCGTGTCGACACTGGCCATCATCCTGGGTACCTTCGCCGCCTGCTGGATGCCATTCACCGTCTACTCCCTCATCGCCGACTACACCTACCCTCCGCTCTACACCTACGCCACGCTGGTGCCTGCCACCTACAACTCGGTCATCAACCCGGTCATCTACGCCTTCAGGAACCAGGAGATCCAGAAGGCGCTGTGGCTGGTGTGCTGCGGCTGTGTTCCCGCCAGCGTGGCCCAGCGTGCACGGACCCCCAGTGACGTCTGA
- the rpl21 gene encoding 60S ribosomal protein L21 — protein sequence MTNTRGKRRGTRYMFSRQFRKHGPIPLSTYMRIYKKGDIVDIKGTGTIQKGMPHKCYHGKTGRVYNVTQHAVGIIVNKQVKGKILAKRINVRIEHVKHSKSRDSFLQRVKANESKKLEAKQKGSWVELKRQPAPPREAHFVSTKKNEPQLLEPIPYEFMA from the exons ATGACGAACACCAGAGGCAAGAGGAGGGGGACCAGGTACATGTTCAGCAGGCAATTCCGCAAACATG GCCCAATCCCACTGTCCACATACATGCGCATCTACAAGAAGGGCGACATTGTTGACATCAAG GGCACAGGTACCATTCAGAAAGGTATGCCTCATAAATGCTACCATGGCAAAACAGGACGTGTCTACAATGTCACCCAACATGCTGTCGGCATCATTGTCAACAAGCAGGTCAA AGGCAAGATCCTGGCCAAGAGGATTAACGTGCGCATTGAGCATGTGAAGCACTCAAAGAGCAGGGACAGTTTTCTGCAGCGCGTCAAAGCCAACGAGAGCAAGAAGCTGGAGGCCAAGCAGAAGGGCAGCTGGGTGGAGCTGAAGCGCCAG CCTGCTCCTCCTCGTGAGGCTCACTTCGTCAGCACCaagaaaaatgagccacagctGCTGGAGCCCATCCCCTACGAGTTCATGGCATAA
- the usp12a gene encoding ubiquitin carboxyl-terminal hydrolase 12A, with the protein MEILMTVSKFASFCTMGANASALEKEIGSEQFPVNEHYFGLVNFGNTCYCNSVLQALYFCRPFREKILAYRSQPRRKENLLTCLADLFHSIANQKRKVGVIPPKKFITRLRKENELFDNYMQQDAHEFLNYLLNTIADLLQEERKQEKTNGRLANGTLDSQNNNSNATPAPTWVHEIFQGTLTNETRCLTCETISSKDEDFLDLSVDVEQNTSITHCLRGFSNTETLCSEYKYYCEECRSKQEAHKRMRVKKLPMILALHLKRFKYMEQLQRYTKLSYRVVFPLELRLFNTSGDATNPERLYDLVAVVVHCGSGPNRGHYIAIVKSHDFWLLFDDDIVEKIDAQAIEEFYGLTSEISKNSESGYILFYQSRD; encoded by the exons ATGGAAATCCTAATGACAGTCTCCaaatttgcctctttttgtacCATG GGCGCCAATGCCTCTGCTCTGGAGAAAGAGATTGGATCGGAGCAGTTTCCGGTCAATGAGCACTACTTTGGCCTGGTCAAT TTTGGGAACACCTGCTACTGTAACTCGGTGCTGCAGGCCCTGTACTTCTGCCGACCGTTCCGGGAGAAGATCTTGGCGTACCGCAGTCAGCCTCGGCGGAAGGAGAACCTGCTCACCTGCCTGGCCGACTTGTTCCACAGTATTGCCAACCAGAAGAGGAAAGTGGGCGTCATACCACCCAAGAAGTTTATCACACGGCTACGCAAGGAGAATG AGCTGTTTGATAACTATATGCAGCAGGATGCCCACGAGTTTCTGAACTACCTGCTCAACACCATTGCTGATCTGCTTCAAGAggagaggaagcaggagaagaCCAATGGCCGCCTTGCCAACGGCACATTGGACTCCCAGAACAATAATAGCAATGCCACACCCGCTCCCACCTGGGTCCACGAAATCTTCCAAGGCACTCTGACCAATGAGACCCGCTGCCTCACCTGTGAAACG aTAAGCAGCAAAGATGAAGACTTTCTGGACCTTTCTGTGGACGTAGAACAGAATACCTCCATCACACACTGCCTCAG AGGTTTCAGTAACACAGAGACTCTGTGCAGTGAGTACAAATACTACTGTGAAGAATGTAGAAGCAAGCAGGAGGCACACAAGAG gaTGCGTGTAAAGAAGCTGCCAATGATCCTGGCTCTGCACCTGAAGCGCTTTAAGTACATGGAGCAGCTGCAGCGCTACACAAAGCTGTCCTATCGCGTTGTCTTCCCCCTGGAGCTCCGCCTCTTCAACACCTCTGGGGATGCCACCAATCCTGAGAGGTTATACGACCTGGTCGCCGTGGTGGTGCATTGTGGGAG TGGTCCAAACAGGGGTCACTACATTGCCATTGTTAAAAGTCATGACTTCTGGTTGCTGTTTGATGATGATATTGTGGAG AAAATTGATGCACAGGCCATAGAGGAATTCTACGGCCTCACTTCTGAAATCTCCAAGAACTCTGAGTCGGGCTACATCCTCTTTTACCAGTCCAGAGACTAA